GGGGGTTGCTCGGCCACGAACACCCCAAGACCATGCACGCCCTCAACCAAACCTTCGGTCTTGAGCACGATCATGGCGTGATTCACCACTCCGGCCGACACGCCGTGCTCCGCACGGAGCTGAGCCGTGGACGGCAGCTTGTCGCCGGGTGCGAGTTCTCCGGACGCGATCTGCTCTCGGATATGGTCCGCGAGCTGCGCCCACTTCGGTTTGGCGGGCATCCGTACTCCCTGGTCTGCACCGCCATTTGATCACGCCTCGCTTCTATCGACAAGTAAGCAGTACTCGGTGGTTGACCTATGCATAGTACTCTGTATAAGTTGCTTACATCCGGCTCCCTGGTCTGCAACCCGGAGTTGGTCGTCCTGCGCAGGACTGCCCGGTCGATCCCTCCCCCGTGGGTCGGCCGGGCCACCACGCCCGCCCGCTCCCCGCGGGCAGGACTCACCAGCAGGCCCGGGGCGGGTGCCGGGCTCCGACCGGTAGCGCGCCGGCCGTCCCCGCCCGTCTCGGTGCCGCTTCGTCTGGAGGTACGACGTGCAGCCAGCCCCCGAACCGCGGACCCCACCACCGCCCAACTCCCGCTGGCACCACGAGCCGGCCCGCGCCACCGCGCGACTCGGACCGCTCGCCCCAGCACAGACCCGGCGGCCCAACTTCGTCGGCCTCGTGCAGGATGGCGCCGGCGGGCGGACGCTGGTGACGACGACGGCCCCGCACATGCCGCTGCGCCCGCTGTGGCTGTGCCGGGCCTGCGCCGCTCCCTGGCCCTGCGGGTCCGCCCGGGTCACCCTGCTCCGGGAGTACGCACACGACCGGGTAGCGCTGCTGGTCTACCTGGGCGGCCAACTCCACGACGCCGCCGAACAGCTGTACCGCCTCAACCCGAACGACGGCCCGAACCCGAAGCAGCTCTTCGACCGCTTTCTCGGCTGGGCTCGGCTGCGGTGATCGATTGTCGACCCGGCCGGATCATCGTCGGGCGACGGCGTGCGGCACGGGGCGTGACCTGTTCGGCAGCGGCGCTTGACTTCGAGTGGGCTCTAAGCGGAACGCTTGTCGGCATGACGATCACACGGGTACTGGGACGCAGCGGAATCGAGGTCAGCGCGATCGGCCTGGGATGCTGGGCCATCGGTGGACCGCTGTGGGGCGACGACGGGCAGCCGTTCGGCTGGGGCGAGGTCGACGACGACGAGTCGGTGCGGGCCATCCACGCCGCGCTCGACCACGGCGCGAACTTCTTCGACACGGCCAGCAACTACGGTGCCGGGCACAGCGAACGGGTGCTCGGCCGGGCCCTCGCGGGACGCCGTGACCAGGTGGTGATCGCCACCAAGTTCGGCCACACCTCGGACGAGGCGACCCGCCGGGCCACCGGCACCGACCACAGCCCGGGCTACGCGGTGGCCAGCCTCCGGGCGTCCCTGCGCCGGCTCGGCACCGACCACGTCGACCTGTTCCAGCTGCATCTGAACGACCTGCCGACCGCCGCCGCGCTCGATCTGGTCGACACGCTGGAGGCCGAGGTCACCAAGGGCACGATCCGGGCGTACGGCTGGAGCACCGACGATCCGGCCTCGGCGGCGACCTTCGCGGCAGCCGCCCCGCACTGCGCGACGATCCAACACGACCAGTCCGTGCTGCGGGACAACGCCGAGATGCTGACGGTCTGCGCGGCGTACGACCTGGCCAGCATCAACCGGGGACCACTGGCGATGGGGCTGCTCACCGCCGCGACCCGCGCCCTCGGCGCGGACGACGTGCGGGGCCGGGCACCGGAGTGGCTGCCCTGGTTCACCGACGGTCGGCCGGATCCGCAGTGGGCCGAGCGGGTCGCCCGGGTCCGCGCGGCACTCACCGCCGACGGCCGCACCCTGGCCCAGGGCGCGCTCGGCTGGTTGCTGGCGCGCAGCCCGCGTACGGTGCCGATCCCCGGTTTCCGCACGGTGGCCCAGGTCGAGGAGAACCTCCGCACCCTCGCCCTCGGCCCGCTGCCCGACGCCGCGTACGCCGAGGTGGAACGTCTCCTGGCGGAGCTGCGCCAACCCGCCGCCCCGGTGGTCGGGTAACCGGGCCGAGCCGCCTCTGCTGCCGCGCGTACCCGAAGATATGAGCATGCGGATCCTCATGGCCGGCGCGTCCGGCTTCCTCGGCACCCGACTGGTCGACCAGCTCGTCGCCGACGGGCACCAGGTGACCCGGCTGGTACGTCGACCGCCGCGCAGCCCGGACGAGCGGCAGTGGCAGCCCTCGACGGCACAGCTCGACCCGGCGCTCATCGCCGAGGCGGACGCGGTGGTCAACCTGGCCGGGGCCGGTGTCGGTGACAAGCGCTGGACCGACCAGTACAAGCAGCTGATCCGGTCCAGCCGGGTGGACACCACCTCCACGCTGGCCATCACCATCGCCGGGTTGCCGGCCGCCGACCGGCCCGAGGTGCTGCTGAACGCCTCGGCGATCGGCTGGTACGGCAACACCGGCGACCGGGTGGTGGAGGAGGACGCACCGGCCGGTGAGGGCTTCCTCGCCGACGTGGCCCGGGTCTGGGAGGCGGCGACCCGGCCGGCCGAGGACGCCGGGGTGCGGGTGGTCCGGCTGCGCACCGGCCTGCCGTTGCACCGCGACGGCGGGTTGCTCAAGCCGCAGCTGTTGCCGTTCAAGCTGGGCATCGCCGGCCGGCTCGGCAGCGGACGGCAGTGGATCCCGTGGATCTCGATGGTCGACTGGTTGCACGCCAGCACGTTCCTGCTGGCCCGGGCCGACCTCGCCGGGCCGGTGAACGTGGTGGGGCCGGCGCCGGTGACAAACGCCGAGTTCACCCGGGAACTGGCCCGTCAGCTGCGCCGGCCGGCGATCATCCCGATCCCCGCGCTGGCCCTGCGGGTGGCCCTGGGCGGCTTCGCCCAGGAGGCGCTGACCAGCACGCGGGTCCTGCCCGGGGTGCTCAACCGCGCCGCATTCACCTTCCGCCACCCCGACCTCCCCAGCGCCCTGCACGCCGCCCTGCACGACTGATCGCCGCCCGGGCGGCGATCAGCAGCCGATCACCCAGTGGTTGGGGCCGGTCTGGCGCAGCGCGGTGGTGTAGAAGGTGTTGTACAGCCCCATCCGCTGGTGGGAGCCGTTGGCATAGGCGTAACCGCCCGAGTGGTACGCCCGGCCGGCGACCACGTGCGCGTAGTTGCTGGCGGTGACGCAGGTGGGACTCGGCGTCGGCGACGCGCTCGGGCTCGGCGTCGCGCTCGGGCTCGGCGTCGCGCTCGGGCTCGGCGACGCGGTCGGGCTGGCGGTCGGGGTCGGCACCGGGCCGCCGCCGGTCAGGCCGAAGAAGAGCGCGTCCCGGTACGCCGAGCAGATGGTGTCCAGGAAGTACGCGGCGGCGGTGCCGCACTGGTCGGCGCCGGAACCCGGATCGACCGGGGTGCCGTGGCCCATGCCGGAGACCCGGTAGACGCGGACCACGTCACTGCCGTACACCTCCACTGTGGTGTTCGCCGGCAGTTGCGTGGTGCTGGTCGGCGTCTGCGTCACGCCGAGCACGTTTGTCCACTGGTCGCGGGACTCGGTGGCGTTCGCCGCCGCCACCGTGTAGTCGGCGGTACCGTGCCAGATGGCCACCTTCGGCCGCGGTCCCGAGTAGCCCGGGTGGGCACTGCGGACCAGGTCACCCCATTGCGCCGGGGTCTTGTCCACGCCCGGGCTCATGCAGGAGAACGCGTTCACCATCCCGGTGGCGCACCGGTGGGGAACACCGGCGATGATCGAGCCGGCGGCGAAGACGTCCGGGTAGGTGGCGAGCATCGTCGCGCTCATCGCCCCGCCGGCCGACAGTCCGCTGACGTACACCCGGTTGGCGGCCGTACCGTAACTGGACCTGGCGTGGTCGACCATCTGCTTGATGGACAGGGCCTCGCCCTGGCCCCGGCTGGTGTCGCCGGTCTCGAACCAGTTGAAGCAGGAACTGGAGTTGTTGGCGGCCCGCTGCTCGGGCAGGATCAGCGCGAACTTCCACTGGTCGGCGTACTTCTGCCAGCCGGAGTTGGCGAAGTAGCCGGCCGCGTTCTGGGCGCAGCCGTGCAGCAGCACGACCGCGGGTGCGCCCGACGGGAGGTTGTCCGGCCGGTAGGCGTACATGGCGAGGTTGCCGGGGTTGGAGCCGAAGCTGGTCACCTGGGTCAGGGACGCGGCCTGGGCGGGGGCGGCGACCGCCACCAGCGCGGTGGCGGCGGCCATGACCAGGCCGGCCAGCAGGCCGGCGAGACGACCGGTCAGAGTACGGGGACGGCGGCGCACGGAGACCTCCGTTGGGTGTGAGCTGGGTCACCGATAATTGCCGTGACGTTACGTCGGTGTGTCGCAGCTGTGACATGGCGACCGTGCACACATTCGTCGATGCGCAGGTGTGGCTCCGGCTCGCCGGCACTCTTGCGGGTTGCGTTGTTAAGAAGGGACCCTTTACCTACCCCAGGCGTTAATAAGGGGCCCTTCCTTACACCGGGTCTGACCGGGCTGTCCCGGTGCGGTTGGTAACGTCCGCTAGGTGCCCACCTCCCCGTCCGTGGCGTCCGCGCCCACCTCGCCGCCGCGCGTCGCCCGTGACCGCCGGGCCGATCTGATCGTGACCCTTGTCGCGCTGGCACTCGCCGTCTGGGTGACAAGCGGGCTGTGGCGGGATCCGAACGGCCGGGCGATCACGGTCAACTCCAGCGACCAGGCGTTGTTCGAGTGGCTGCTGGCCTTCGGCGGGCACACGGTGAGCCACGGGCAGAACCCGCTCTTCACGTACCTGATCAACGTTCCGGACGGGGTCAACCTCGCGGTCAACACCTCGATCACCGTGTACGCGGTGGTCTTCGCCCCGCTGACGTACCTGATCGGACCGCCGGCCACCTTCCTGGTGATCCTCACCCTCAACCTGGCCGCCACCGCGGTCGCCTGGTACTGGCTGCTCTCCCGGCACCTGGTCGGCAGCCGGCTGGCCGCTGCCGTCGGCGGCCTGTTCATCGGCTTCTCCCCCGGCATGGTCTCGCACGCCAACGCCCATTTGAACTGGACCGCCGGCTGGTTGGTGCCGCTGCTGGTGTGGCGGGTCTTCGCGCTACGCCGCACCGGGCACTGGCGGCGCGACGGCGTGCTGCTCGGGCTGCTCGTCGCGGTCGCGTTCTCGATCGCCGCCGAGGGGTTGTTCTTCACCGCGCTGGCGCTCGGCGTCTTCGTCGCGGTCTGGGCGCTGCACCCCGCCAACCGGGCCGAGGCCCGCGCCGTGCTGCCGTCCTTCCTGCGCGGGCTGGCGGTGACCGCGGTGGTCGCCGGAGTGCTCCTGGCGTACCCGCTCTGGCTGCACTTCGCCGGACCGCAGCGGTTCCACGGCACCGGCTTCGACGCGGTGATCCACTCCGAGGACATCGCGGCGTACGCGGCGTACCCGCGTCGCTCGCTGGCCGGCGAGGCGGGCTTCGGCACCTCGCTGGCGCCGAACCCCACCGAGGAGAACTCCTTCTTCGGGCTACCGCTGCTGGTACTCGCCGTCGGCTGTTTCGTGCTGCTGTGGCGCAGCGCCGACCCCCGGCGACGGGCCACCCTCTGGGCGCTGGGCGTGCTCGCGGTGGTCTTCACCACGCTCTCCTTCGGACCGGTGGCCAAGGTCGACGGTCGCCGGACCGACCTGCCGATGCCGTTCGACCTGCTCGGGCACCTGCCGGTGGTGAACGCCGCGCTACCCGCCCGGCTGGCGCTTGTGGTGACGCCGGTGATCGGCCTGCTGCTGGCGTACGCCGTGGACCAGTTGCGTCGCCGCCCGCCGCGCCGCGCGGCGGCGGTGGCCTGGACGGTCGGCTTCGCGGTGGCGCTGGTGCCGCTCTTCCCGACGCCGCTGCTGACCATCAAACGGGAGCCGATTCCGCGCTTCATCACCTCGGGTGCCTGGCGCGACTACGTCTCCCCCGGTGGGGTGCTGACCCCGGCGCCGCTGGCCCTGGACGTCTACCCGGACGGCCAGCGTTGGCAGGCGTACGCGCTGGCGCACCGGCAGGGCGAGTTCGCCATCCCGTCCGGCTTCTTCCTCGGCCCCGGCGGACCCGACGGCCGGGGCCGGATCGGACCGGTGCCCCGCCCGTTCGGTGCGCTACTGGATCAGGCCGCCCGCAGTGGCCTGCCACCGATCGTCACCGAGGGCACCCGCGAGGAGGTCCAGGCCGACCTGGCGCACTGGCGGATCGAGACGGTGGTGCTCGTCGACGAGGTGCACGGCGCCAAGTGGCCGGTCGACGAGGAGGCGGTCCGGCGGACGCTCACCACGTTGCTCGGCGAGCCGGAGCGGGTCGAGGACGTCTGGCTCTGGCGGGTCCGGCAGCCGTGAGCCGGCTCACCGAGGGTGACTGGCGAGTACGGGTCTAGGCTGGTGAGCGTGACCGCGACGACCTCCGGCCTGACGGCCGTGCCCGCCGGCATCCTCGACTACACCGCCGCCTGGGACGAGCAGCGTCGCCGGCACGAGGCGGTGGTCGCCGGCGAGCAGGGCGACACCGTGCTGCTGCTGGAGCATCCGAGCGTCTACACCGCGGGCAAGCGCACCGAGCCATGGGACCGGCCGGTCGACGGCACGCCGGTGGTCGACGTCGACCGTGGCGGCAAGATCACCTGGCACGGTCCGGGGCAACTGGTCGGGTACCCGATCCTGCGCCTGCCCGACCCGGTCGACGTGGTCGCGTACGTCCGACGGGTCGAGCAGCTGCTCATCGACGTGTGCGCCGAGTTCGGCCTGGCCGCCGACCGGATCGAGGGCCGCAGCGGGGTCTGGGTCCCGGCCGACGACCGGGGGCCGGCCCGCAAGGTCGCCGCCATCGGCATCCGGGTCGCCCGGGGCGTCACCCTGCACGGCTTCTCCATCAACTGCGACTGCGACCTGACCTACTTCGACCGGATCGTGCCGTGCGGCATCCGGGACGCCGGAGTCACCTCGCTCACCGCCGAACTGGCCCGCCCGATCACCGTCGCCGACGTACTCCCCGTCGTCGAACGCCACCTCCCCACCCTCCTCACCACCTGACCTCACCTCACCCGGCCCGCGCTGTCGATCAAGAGGTTTGCGTCGGCGTCCGGCCGGAGCGCGACGCAAACCTCTTGATCAACTCTGCGGGGTCACTTACGGGGTCAGCCGGTGCAGGTCGCGGGGGAAGGCGGTGACCTCGCGGATGTTGGGTGCGCCGATCAGGCGGGCGACGAGGCGTTCCAGGCCGATGGCGAAACCGCCGTGCGGCGGCATGCCGGAGCGGAAGGCGTCGAGATAGCCGGCGTACGGCTCGACCGGCTCGCCGCGTGCGGCAAGGGCCGCCAGGTAGTCGGCGTGCCGGTGCAGCCGCTGCCCACCGGTGACCAGCTCCAGCCCACGAAAGAGCAGGTCGAACCCATTG
This DNA window, taken from Micromonospora sp. FIMYZ51, encodes the following:
- the lipB gene encoding lipoyl(octanoyl) transferase LipB; protein product: MTATTSGLTAVPAGILDYTAAWDEQRRRHEAVVAGEQGDTVLLLEHPSVYTAGKRTEPWDRPVDGTPVVDVDRGGKITWHGPGQLVGYPILRLPDPVDVVAYVRRVEQLLIDVCAEFGLAADRIEGRSGVWVPADDRGPARKVAAIGIRVARGVTLHGFSINCDCDLTYFDRIVPCGIRDAGVTSLTAELARPITVADVLPVVERHLPTLLTT
- a CDS encoding aldo/keto reductase, with protein sequence MTITRVLGRSGIEVSAIGLGCWAIGGPLWGDDGQPFGWGEVDDDESVRAIHAALDHGANFFDTASNYGAGHSERVLGRALAGRRDQVVIATKFGHTSDEATRRATGTDHSPGYAVASLRASLRRLGTDHVDLFQLHLNDLPTAAALDLVDTLEAEVTKGTIRAYGWSTDDPASAATFAAAAPHCATIQHDQSVLRDNAEMLTVCAAYDLASINRGPLAMGLLTAATRALGADDVRGRAPEWLPWFTDGRPDPQWAERVARVRAALTADGRTLAQGALGWLLARSPRTVPIPGFRTVAQVEENLRTLALGPLPDAAYAEVERLLAELRQPAAPVVG
- a CDS encoding DUF2079 domain-containing protein translates to MPTSPSVASAPTSPPRVARDRRADLIVTLVALALAVWVTSGLWRDPNGRAITVNSSDQALFEWLLAFGGHTVSHGQNPLFTYLINVPDGVNLAVNTSITVYAVVFAPLTYLIGPPATFLVILTLNLAATAVAWYWLLSRHLVGSRLAAAVGGLFIGFSPGMVSHANAHLNWTAGWLVPLLVWRVFALRRTGHWRRDGVLLGLLVAVAFSIAAEGLFFTALALGVFVAVWALHPANRAEARAVLPSFLRGLAVTAVVAGVLLAYPLWLHFAGPQRFHGTGFDAVIHSEDIAAYAAYPRRSLAGEAGFGTSLAPNPTEENSFFGLPLLVLAVGCFVLLWRSADPRRRATLWALGVLAVVFTTLSFGPVAKVDGRRTDLPMPFDLLGHLPVVNAALPARLALVVTPVIGLLLAYAVDQLRRRPPRRAAAVAWTVGFAVALVPLFPTPLLTIKREPIPRFITSGAWRDYVSPGGVLTPAPLALDVYPDGQRWQAYALAHRQGEFAIPSGFFLGPGGPDGRGRIGPVPRPFGALLDQAARSGLPPIVTEGTREEVQADLAHWRIETVVLVDEVHGAKWPVDEEAVRRTLTTLLGEPERVEDVWLWRVRQP
- a CDS encoding winged helix-turn-helix domain-containing protein, whose translation is MPAKPKWAQLADHIREQIASGELAPGDKLPSTAQLRAEHGVSAGVVNHAMIVLKTEGLVEGVHGLGVFVAEQPPVG
- a CDS encoding PHB depolymerase family esterase, which translates into the protein MAAATALVAVAAPAQAASLTQVTSFGSNPGNLAMYAYRPDNLPSGAPAVVLLHGCAQNAAGYFANSGWQKYADQWKFALILPEQRAANNSSSCFNWFETGDTSRGQGEALSIKQMVDHARSSYGTAANRVYVSGLSAGGAMSATMLATYPDVFAAGSIIAGVPHRCATGMVNAFSCMSPGVDKTPAQWGDLVRSAHPGYSGPRPKVAIWHGTADYTVAAANATESRDQWTNVLGVTQTPTSTTQLPANTTVEVYGSDVVRVYRVSGMGHGTPVDPGSGADQCGTAAAYFLDTICSAYRDALFFGLTGGGPVPTPTASPTASPSPSATPSPSATPSPSASPTPSPTCVTASNYAHVVAGRAYHSGGYAYANGSHQRMGLYNTFYTTALRQTGPNHWVIGC
- a CDS encoding TIGR01777 family oxidoreductase — its product is MRILMAGASGFLGTRLVDQLVADGHQVTRLVRRPPRSPDERQWQPSTAQLDPALIAEADAVVNLAGAGVGDKRWTDQYKQLIRSSRVDTTSTLAITIAGLPAADRPEVLLNASAIGWYGNTGDRVVEEDAPAGEGFLADVARVWEAATRPAEDAGVRVVRLRTGLPLHRDGGLLKPQLLPFKLGIAGRLGSGRQWIPWISMVDWLHASTFLLARADLAGPVNVVGPAPVTNAEFTRELARQLRRPAIIPIPALALRVALGGFAQEALTSTRVLPGVLNRAAFTFRHPDLPSALHAALHD